The proteins below come from a single Thalassotalea ponticola genomic window:
- a CDS encoding outer membrane protein OmpK has protein sequence MKHPLITLALSLSLATPAVNAEQLYGFADFSINFLDWTEKAEDRTDPDIGGFGGPKEDFFYIEVEGGAGFDWGDLYGFFDVENPNNSRNYGQFSEDAGATDGFRYAMKGSIAVNIGQSNWNYYSHFYSFSEASNGFFDQNFVLGVSYDVYTDWGFWMKPFIGLHIENQTFTGSGANGYMFGWVLGYDFTIGEQKFAITQWHETEFARRDQFRSNGTDYRLNETGYNGAVALWWHLSPKFTTGFQYRYADHKLGTAAYHDALIYTLKYNF, from the coding sequence ATGAAACACCCGTTGATTACCTTAGCTTTGTCACTATCACTGGCTACCCCCGCAGTTAACGCTGAACAGCTGTATGGTTTTGCTGATTTCTCGATTAACTTTTTAGACTGGACTGAAAAGGCGGAAGACCGAACCGATCCTGATATTGGCGGGTTTGGTGGTCCCAAAGAAGATTTTTTCTACATTGAAGTCGAAGGTGGTGCCGGCTTTGATTGGGGTGATCTCTATGGTTTTTTTGACGTTGAAAATCCCAACAACAGTCGCAACTACGGGCAATTCTCTGAAGACGCCGGTGCAACCGATGGCTTTCGCTATGCGATGAAAGGCAGTATTGCGGTCAATATCGGCCAAAGTAACTGGAATTATTACTCTCACTTTTACAGTTTTTCTGAAGCATCAAATGGCTTTTTTGATCAAAACTTTGTGTTGGGTGTCAGTTACGATGTGTACACCGATTGGGGTTTTTGGATGAAACCTTTTATCGGCTTGCACATTGAAAATCAAACCTTTACTGGTTCGGGGGCCAATGGCTACATGTTCGGTTGGGTATTGGGTTATGACTTTACAATAGGCGAGCAAAAGTTTGCCATAACTCAGTGGCATGAAACTGAATTTGCCCGTCGAGACCAATTTCGTTCTAACGGCACCGATTATCGGCTAAACGAAACCGGGTACAACGGTGCGGTAGCGCTTTGGTGGCACCTATCGCCGAAGTTTACCACAGGCTTTCAATACCGCTATGCAGATCACAAACTCGGCACAGCGGCTTACCACGATGCGCTGATCTACACCCTCAAGTATAATTTTTAG
- a CDS encoding outer membrane protein OmpK has translation MRKLAIALAATMAVTPALAEQYYGFADISVNYLDWTNKTEDLTNPDIGGFGGAKEDFFFLELEGGAGFDWGDVYGFIDLENPQNVSNKGQFSEDGGATDGFRIAAKGSIAANIGKSNWNYYGHVYSFTEASNGFYDQNVVLGVSYDLFTDFGLWVKPFFGAHIENQTFAGSGFNGFMAGYVLGYDFMLGEQKFAITQWHETEFGRKDQFRSNGTEHTLNSVGHNGAVSLWWHANQKLTLGVQYRYADHKLGTAAYHDATIFTAKYNF, from the coding sequence ATGCGTAAATTGGCTATTGCATTAGCGGCAACCATGGCAGTAACACCAGCGTTAGCTGAACAGTACTATGGTTTTGCGGATATTTCAGTTAACTACCTCGACTGGACAAATAAAACCGAAGATCTAACCAATCCAGATATCGGTGGTTTCGGTGGCGCAAAAGAAGACTTCTTTTTCTTAGAACTTGAAGGTGGTGCTGGCTTTGATTGGGGTGATGTATACGGTTTTATCGACCTAGAAAACCCACAAAATGTTAGCAATAAAGGTCAATTCTCTGAAGATGGCGGTGCAACCGACGGTTTCCGTATCGCAGCGAAAGGCTCAATTGCAGCTAATATTGGTAAGTCTAACTGGAACTACTACGGTCACGTTTACTCGTTTACCGAAGCATCAAATGGTTTTTACGATCAAAACGTGGTGTTAGGTGTTAGCTACGATTTATTCACTGACTTTGGTCTTTGGGTTAAGCCGTTTTTTGGTGCTCATATTGAGAACCAAACATTTGCAGGCTCAGGTTTCAACGGCTTCATGGCAGGTTATGTATTAGGTTACGATTTCATGTTAGGTGAGCAAAAATTTGCAATCACCCAGTGGCACGAAACTGAATTTGGTCGCAAAGATCAATTCCGTAGCAATGGTACCGAGCATACCTTGAACTCAGTTGGTCACAACGGTGCTGTGTCATTGTGGTGGCACGCGAACCAGAAGCTAACGCTTGGTGTGCAATACCGTTATGCGGATCACAAGTTAGGTACAGCAGCGTATCACGATGCAACTATCTTTACCGCAAAATACAACTTCTAA
- the mlaF gene encoding phospholipid ABC transporter ATP-binding protein MlaF, which produces MENLVEIKNLSFYRGERCIYDDISLTIPKGKVTAIMGPSGIGKTTLLRLIGGQLKPQRGQILFADEDIPTLSRRDLYRLRKKISMLFQSGALFSDMSVFDNVAFPIREHSQLPEDIIEKMVMMKLEVVGLRGAMELFPSELSGGMARRAALARAIALDPELILYDEPFAGQDPISMGVIVRLIRDLSDALGLTSVVVSHDVKEVMSIADYIYIIADKRIIGQGTRQQIEQQQSELVKQFIKGEADGPVPFHYPASAYREQLLGSDT; this is translated from the coding sequence ATGGAAAACCTAGTAGAGATTAAAAACTTAAGCTTTTATCGTGGCGAACGTTGTATCTATGACGATATTAGTTTGACCATTCCAAAAGGCAAAGTGACGGCGATCATGGGGCCTAGTGGCATAGGTAAAACCACGCTATTGCGCTTGATTGGTGGTCAGTTAAAACCACAGCGTGGGCAGATATTGTTTGCAGATGAGGACATTCCGACACTTTCTCGCCGTGATTTATACAGGTTGCGAAAAAAAATCAGTATGCTTTTCCAGTCGGGCGCATTGTTTAGCGACATGAGCGTGTTTGATAACGTCGCCTTTCCCATTCGCGAACACAGTCAACTTCCCGAAGATATTATCGAAAAAATGGTGATGATGAAGTTGGAAGTCGTCGGTTTGCGCGGAGCCATGGAGCTGTTTCCCAGTGAGCTGTCTGGCGGCATGGCAAGACGAGCAGCACTCGCTAGAGCCATAGCCCTTGATCCCGAGTTGATTTTATACGACGAACCATTCGCAGGCCAAGACCCCATATCTATGGGGGTGATTGTGCGCTTAATTCGCGATTTAAGCGACGCATTGGGATTGACGTCGGTAGTCGTGTCACATGATGTAAAGGAAGTCATGAGTATCGCTGATTATATTTATATCATTGCAGACAAACGCATTATCGGTCAGGGCACACGGCAACAGATAGAACAGCAACAATCAGAATTGGTAAAACAGTTCATCAAGGGTGAAGCTGACGGTCCTGTACCATTTCATTACCCCGCGAGTGCGTATCGCGAGCAGTTGTTAGGGAGCGATACGTGA
- the mlaE gene encoding lipid asymmetry maintenance ABC transporter permease subunit MlaE: MLENFASLGRKVIDVVAGLGRALIMLISALWHWPNIRKGWPLLAKQLYSVGVLSLLIIVVSGTFIGMVIALQGYTILIDYGAEASLGPMVALSILRELGPVVTALLFAGRAGSALTAEIGLMKATEQLSSMEMMAVDPLKRVIAPRFWAGFISMPLLVAIFSTVGILGGHLVGVDWLGVDSGTYWSVMQAQVDWTDDVLNGMIKAVVFAFVVTWVAVYKGYDCIPTSEGISRATTSTVVQSSLIVLGLDFILTALMFAN, encoded by the coding sequence ATGTTAGAAAATTTCGCTTCACTCGGGCGCAAAGTTATCGACGTTGTCGCCGGCTTGGGCCGTGCGTTAATCATGTTGATCTCGGCGTTATGGCACTGGCCAAATATTAGAAAGGGCTGGCCGTTATTAGCGAAACAGCTATATTCAGTAGGAGTGTTGTCACTGCTGATTATCGTTGTCTCAGGGACGTTTATCGGTATGGTTATTGCGCTTCAGGGCTACACCATATTAATTGATTATGGCGCTGAGGCCAGCCTTGGCCCAATGGTTGCTTTATCGATACTCAGAGAACTCGGTCCTGTTGTTACCGCCTTGCTCTTTGCCGGACGAGCCGGTTCGGCACTGACTGCGGAGATTGGTTTGATGAAAGCGACTGAGCAATTAAGCAGCATGGAAATGATGGCCGTAGACCCGCTTAAACGGGTTATTGCGCCTCGATTTTGGGCTGGTTTTATATCAATGCCGCTGTTGGTGGCCATATTCTCGACCGTCGGTATTTTAGGTGGGCACCTCGTTGGTGTCGACTGGCTTGGGGTTGACTCAGGCACTTATTGGTCTGTGATGCAAGCACAGGTTGACTGGACGGATGACGTACTAAACGGCATGATCAAAGCCGTGGTGTTTGCATTTGTGGTCACTTGGGTTGCTGTGTACAAAGGATATGATTGTATTCCAACCTCAGAAGGCATTAGCCGTGCCACAACGTCAACGGTGGTTCAGTCTTCTTTGATCGTATTGGGTTTAGATTTTATTTTAACTGCTTTAATGTTTGCGAATTAG
- the mlaD gene encoding outer membrane lipid asymmetry maintenance protein MlaD, translating into MMSKKIEIMVGVFVALGIAALLTLALKVADAGFRGNGDTYRLYAKFDNIGGLKERSAVKVGGVIVGRVAAIELDSGDYMPKVALDIDSRYDAFSESTSISILTAGLLGEQYIGLEPGFIDEDMGIGLLADGDFIEDTKSALVLEDLIGQFLFSQDDN; encoded by the coding sequence ATGATGTCGAAAAAAATTGAAATAATGGTCGGTGTGTTTGTAGCCTTGGGTATTGCTGCCCTATTAACGCTAGCGTTAAAGGTAGCCGATGCAGGCTTTAGGGGCAATGGTGATACGTATCGCTTGTATGCAAAATTTGATAATATTGGTGGCCTGAAAGAGCGCTCGGCGGTTAAAGTTGGTGGCGTTATCGTTGGTCGAGTTGCCGCAATCGAGCTTGACTCTGGGGATTACATGCCCAAAGTTGCTCTGGATATAGATAGTCGCTACGACGCATTTTCAGAATCGACTTCGATTTCTATTTTAACTGCGGGCTTATTGGGCGAACAGTACATAGGGTTAGAGCCCGGCTTTATCGATGAAGACATGGGCATCGGTTTATTGGCTGACGGTGACTTCATTGAAGACACTAAGTCGGCCTTAGTATTAGAAGATCTTATTGGCCAATTTTTATTTAGCCAAGACGACAACTAG
- the mlaC gene encoding phospholipid-binding protein MlaC, translating into MKSLLLRSFALVLALVSSAAMAKTDVDKSNPYVMVEQVAQITFDRLAKQEADIRANPELLKDVVREELMPYIFYQYAGLKVLGNYAKQASQQERRDFVAAFREYLITSYAQVFTLYDRQAVVFQPAKDFANKKIVMVPVDIIDEQRPPINLQFKVRKNSKSNQWQAFDLVAEGVSLLDAKQKELRSILAQNGVPEVTQMLIEKSKRPIVFKDENDTDASKNAQVQE; encoded by the coding sequence ATGAAATCATTACTATTGAGAAGTTTTGCGCTGGTACTTGCATTAGTGAGCAGTGCTGCAATGGCCAAAACAGATGTCGACAAAAGCAACCCTTACGTTATGGTTGAGCAGGTTGCGCAAATAACATTTGATCGCCTAGCTAAGCAAGAAGCAGACATTCGCGCCAACCCCGAGCTTCTAAAAGATGTGGTCCGCGAAGAGTTGATGCCATATATTTTCTATCAATACGCTGGTCTGAAAGTCTTGGGTAACTACGCAAAGCAAGCATCACAACAAGAGCGCCGTGATTTCGTTGCCGCATTTCGCGAGTATTTGATCACTTCCTATGCACAAGTCTTCACCTTGTACGACAGACAAGCCGTGGTATTTCAACCGGCTAAAGATTTTGCTAACAAGAAAATTGTTATGGTGCCAGTCGATATTATTGACGAGCAACGACCGCCGATAAACTTACAATTTAAAGTGCGCAAAAACAGCAAGTCTAATCAGTGGCAAGCCTTTGACTTAGTGGCGGAAGGCGTTAGTTTACTCGACGCTAAACAAAAAGAGCTACGCTCAATTTTGGCGCAAAATGGCGTACCAGAAGTGACTCAAATGCTGATTGAAAAAAGCAAGCGCCCCATTGTTTTTAAAGACGAAAACGACACTGACGCAAGTAAAAATGCACAGGTTCAGGAGTAA
- a CDS encoding lipid asymmetry maintenance protein MlaB: MTHQFTIDENPQGMLAIVGELTRKSIIGKQQSVYEDILAKYQQGIDLSKLNKIDTAGLAWLLSLYQCALQKQITINYSQAPSELVKLATLSRVNELLALS, translated from the coding sequence TTGACTCATCAGTTTACAATTGACGAAAACCCGCAAGGGATGTTGGCCATCGTCGGAGAACTGACGCGTAAGTCGATTATTGGTAAGCAACAGTCAGTGTATGAGGATATCCTTGCTAAATACCAACAAGGTATTGATCTGTCGAAACTTAATAAAATTGATACAGCTGGGCTTGCTTGGCTGTTGTCGCTCTATCAATGTGCGCTGCAAAAACAAATCACAATTAACTATTCCCAAGCACCTAGCGAATTAGTTAAACTGGCGACTTTAAGTCGAGTAAATGAATTGCTAGCACTGAGCTAA
- a CDS encoding BolA family protein — protein sequence MDVSDIERLLKASLNLDELHVTFDGSQCKVIAVADMFADMSRVKKQQTVYAPLASAIAEGKIHAVTIKTFSLAQWQREKMFNMPS from the coding sequence ATGGACGTTAGTGATATAGAACGTTTGCTTAAGGCAAGTCTGAATTTAGATGAACTGCATGTTACTTTCGATGGTTCACAGTGTAAGGTCATTGCCGTCGCCGATATGTTTGCTGACATGTCTCGAGTAAAGAAGCAGCAAACGGTATATGCCCCTTTAGCCAGCGCAATCGCTGAAGGAAAAATTCACGCGGTTACCATCAAAACATTTAGCCTTGCCCAATGGCAACGCGAAAAAATGTTTAATATGCCGTCATAA
- the murA gene encoding UDP-N-acetylglucosamine 1-carboxyvinyltransferase: MDAFRINSGNQLHGDVVISGAKNSALPILFATILAETPLTIGNVPKLNDINTTCKLLNELGADVSWQGEGQVAIDAANINNCLAPYELVKTMRASILVLGPLLARFGHAEVSLPGGCAIGARPVDLHISGLKMMGAEISVENGYIIAKKQGRLQGATIFMDAVSVTGTENLMMAAALAEGTTIIENAAREPEIVDLANFLTAMGAKISGAGTDTLTIEGVERLTGADYNVMPDRIETGTFLVAAAVTGGKIRCLNTDPHALEAVISKLQEAGATVTFGDDWIELEMLQRPKAVNIRTAPHPAFPTDMQAQFVTLNAIANGMATTVETIFENRFMHVPELQRMGANIKLEGNTAISEGVDKLTSAQVMATDLRASASLVIAGLVAEGETVVDRIYHIDRGYQKIEDKLQKLGADIVRVSNQ; the protein is encoded by the coding sequence TTGGACGCGTTTCGTATAAATAGTGGTAACCAGTTACACGGCGATGTCGTTATTAGTGGTGCCAAGAATTCCGCTTTACCGATTCTATTTGCAACGATTTTGGCTGAAACGCCATTAACCATCGGTAATGTCCCCAAATTAAACGACATCAATACCACCTGCAAGCTACTCAATGAGTTGGGTGCTGATGTATCGTGGCAAGGTGAAGGCCAAGTTGCGATTGATGCCGCAAACATTAACAATTGTTTGGCACCTTATGAATTGGTGAAAACCATGCGCGCTTCTATTTTGGTTTTAGGGCCATTATTAGCCCGTTTCGGCCATGCAGAAGTGTCTTTGCCAGGTGGCTGCGCTATTGGCGCGCGACCAGTAGATCTACACATATCTGGTTTGAAAATGATGGGCGCTGAAATTAGCGTTGAAAACGGCTACATCATCGCCAAAAAGCAAGGTCGTTTGCAGGGTGCTACCATTTTCATGGACGCCGTTAGCGTCACCGGCACTGAGAACTTGATGATGGCCGCAGCGCTTGCGGAAGGTACTACCATCATTGAAAACGCAGCGCGCGAGCCTGAGATTGTCGACTTGGCTAATTTCTTGACCGCGATGGGGGCAAAAATCTCTGGTGCTGGCACAGATACGTTAACCATTGAAGGTGTAGAGCGACTAACCGGTGCAGACTACAACGTCATGCCAGATCGCATTGAGACGGGTACCTTCCTCGTTGCCGCGGCAGTGACCGGTGGTAAAATTCGCTGTTTAAACACAGATCCGCACGCGCTTGAGGCTGTGATCAGCAAGCTGCAAGAGGCTGGCGCAACCGTCACTTTCGGCGATGACTGGATTGAATTGGAAATGTTGCAACGACCAAAAGCGGTCAACATTCGCACGGCCCCACACCCGGCTTTCCCAACAGATATGCAGGCCCAGTTTGTTACCTTAAATGCGATAGCTAACGGTATGGCAACAACGGTTGAAACGATTTTTGAAAACCGCTTTATGCATGTTCCAGAATTACAGCGCATGGGAGCTAATATAAAGTTAGAAGGCAATACGGCCATCTCAGAAGGGGTAGACAAACTCACCAGTGCACAAGTGATGGCGACGGATTTGAGAGCGTCAGCGAGTTTGGTTATCGCCGGCTTAGTGGCAGAAGGCGAAACCGTTGTCGATCGCATTTATCACATCGACCGCGGCTACCAAAAAATTGAAGACAAGTTACAGAAGCTCGGCGCCGACATTGTGCGCGTCAGTAATCAGTAA
- a CDS encoding trypsin-like peptidase domain-containing protein, with translation MKLLPALSYVLRAVSYGLLAAVVLLILVPDLRDGNNLSFNIFQPTNSKEAPLSFATAVAKAAPAVVNIYSESIERGNYYQNTPRKQVKLGSGVIMDPGGYILTNYHVVVDANLIIVVLQDNTRLTAELIGSDEITDLAVLKVAADSLPVIPQDDSLTPLVGDVVLAIGNPLNIGQTVTQGIISATGRNGLSSTNYREFLQMDAAINDGNSGGALVNSNGDLVGITSAQFKRLNSQMNIQGIFFAVPYKLAAKVMRELIEHGQVVRGWLGVGSDSYNPNLRGFVINAVTPGGPADRAGLEVNDVVHKIGGQEIKSITHALDIIAETNPGAQLEFSVYRQDKLLTISVIIGEFES, from the coding sequence ATGAAACTTTTACCGGCACTTTCTTATGTTTTACGCGCTGTTAGTTACGGCCTCTTAGCCGCTGTTGTACTACTTATTTTGGTGCCGGATCTGCGCGATGGCAACAATCTTTCATTCAATATATTTCAACCCACTAACAGCAAAGAAGCCCCCTTGTCATTTGCTACGGCAGTTGCTAAAGCCGCCCCCGCCGTGGTCAACATATACTCCGAGTCCATTGAACGTGGCAACTACTATCAAAATACCCCGCGCAAACAAGTGAAGCTGGGTTCTGGTGTGATAATGGATCCTGGTGGCTATATACTGACCAACTATCACGTAGTTGTAGATGCCAACCTGATCATTGTCGTCCTGCAAGACAATACGCGCCTTACTGCGGAATTAATTGGCAGTGATGAAATAACCGATCTAGCGGTGCTTAAAGTAGCCGCCGACAGCTTGCCAGTAATACCGCAGGATGACTCTCTTACACCTCTTGTCGGCGACGTTGTGCTTGCCATAGGCAATCCGTTAAACATCGGTCAAACGGTCACTCAAGGGATCATCAGTGCCACGGGGCGCAATGGTTTAAGCAGTACCAACTACCGCGAATTTTTACAGATGGATGCCGCCATTAACGACGGTAACTCAGGGGGTGCATTAGTCAATTCAAATGGTGATCTAGTCGGTATTACATCAGCACAATTTAAACGCTTAAACTCGCAAATGAATATTCAAGGGATCTTTTTCGCCGTTCCCTATAAACTTGCTGCCAAAGTAATGCGCGAATTGATCGAGCACGGTCAAGTGGTTCGCGGTTGGTTAGGTGTTGGCTCAGACAGCTATAATCCCAACCTACGCGGTTTTGTGATTAACGCGGTAACACCGGGAGGCCCCGCTGATCGAGCCGGCCTTGAGGTAAACGATGTAGTGCATAAAATTGGCGGTCAAGAAATTAAAAGTATCACTCACGCTCTAGATATCATTGCAGAAACCAATCCAGGCGCGCAATTGGAATTTAGCGTTTATCGACAAGACAAGCTATTAACCATATCGGTTATTATTGGTGAATTTGAGTCTTAG
- a CDS encoding Do family serine endopeptidase: MNKMFTMSPIALLIGSLALAPMQSHAALPSVVAGQQLPSLAPMLEEVTPAVVSISVEGTQQVQQMDPFSYFFGQRRGQGPQERPFRGLGSGVIIDANKGYIVTNNHVIDDADKILVNLKDGRQFKAKKIGADAQSDIALLQVDADDLIEIKIANSDNIRVGDFAVAIGSPFGLGQTVTSGIVSALGRSGLNVEQLEDFIQTDAAINSGNSGGALVNLNGELIGINTAILGPNGGNVGIGFAIPSSMMQSLVEQIIEYGEVRRGVLGVTGNSINPELAEAMDLDTNQGGFVSQVVADSAAEKAGIKAGDIIIEVNGRKIKNFNELRSKIGSLGAGTDVELTVLRDGKRKTFDVTLQGMDDANITAANLHPMLQGAQFANNNSNGGVLVKSVADNSPAAALGLRSDDVIAGVNRQRISNLAELRKVLEDTNGVIALNIIRGNNTLYLMIR, translated from the coding sequence ATGAACAAGATGTTTACCATGTCCCCCATCGCGCTATTAATAGGTTCGCTGGCGTTGGCGCCAATGCAAAGTCATGCGGCGCTGCCCAGCGTTGTCGCTGGCCAACAACTGCCCTCGCTCGCACCGATGCTTGAAGAGGTTACTCCAGCCGTTGTAAGCATCAGTGTCGAGGGAACGCAACAAGTCCAACAAATGGACCCATTCAGTTACTTTTTTGGTCAACGACGCGGTCAAGGTCCACAAGAGCGTCCGTTTCGAGGACTTGGTTCTGGGGTTATTATCGACGCTAACAAAGGCTACATTGTCACCAACAATCACGTCATTGACGATGCCGATAAAATATTGGTGAATCTCAAAGACGGACGCCAATTTAAAGCCAAAAAAATAGGCGCTGATGCGCAAAGTGATATCGCTCTATTACAAGTCGATGCCGACGACCTGATTGAAATCAAAATAGCCAACTCCGACAATATTCGCGTTGGTGACTTTGCCGTAGCCATTGGCAGCCCATTTGGCTTGGGTCAAACGGTAACCTCAGGTATTGTAAGTGCCCTGGGTCGAAGTGGTTTGAACGTTGAGCAACTCGAGGATTTCATTCAAACCGACGCAGCCATTAACAGCGGTAATTCGGGCGGAGCTCTGGTTAACCTAAACGGCGAGTTAATCGGTATTAATACCGCAATTTTAGGACCAAACGGCGGTAATGTCGGTATCGGCTTTGCTATTCCTTCGTCTATGATGCAAAGCTTAGTTGAACAAATTATCGAATACGGCGAAGTGCGTCGTGGCGTGCTTGGCGTCACAGGTAATTCTATCAACCCAGAGCTAGCGGAAGCCATGGACTTAGACACCAACCAAGGTGGCTTTGTCTCACAAGTTGTCGCTGATTCTGCTGCCGAAAAAGCGGGAATTAAAGCCGGCGATATCATCATTGAGGTCAATGGTCGAAAAATTAAAAACTTTAATGAATTGCGCAGTAAAATTGGTTCTCTTGGCGCAGGTACCGACGTAGAACTAACCGTTTTGCGCGATGGTAAACGCAAAACGTTTGACGTCACCTTGCAAGGTATGGACGACGCCAATATTACCGCTGCCAATTTACACCCGATGTTACAAGGCGCGCAATTTGCCAACAACAATAGCAATGGCGGTGTACTGGTAAAAAGCGTTGCCGATAACTCACCTGCCGCAGCATTGGGATTGCGCAGTGATGACGTCATCGCTGGCGTGAACAGACAGCGCATCTCGAATTTAGCCGAACTGCGCAAAGTGTTAGAAGACACCAACGGCGTAATCGCGCTTAATATCATTCGTGGCAACAACACCTTGTATTTAATGATTCGCTAA
- a CDS encoding ZapG family protein: MEIVYLLVGITIGAIGGFIARKQMSASEQQLQRLQQQVNDSQTSLEQYQSDVATHLKNSTSLLARMNEACQAAMVQMEQSTDLLDRANQRSNDMPFFSAEAQEYMRNSAANKGNKRTAQRESLTEAPRDYANDRSGLFSEAQQNVTNKAS, translated from the coding sequence ATGGAAATCGTCTACCTTCTTGTCGGTATCACAATCGGCGCTATCGGTGGCTTCATCGCTCGTAAACAAATGTCGGCTTCTGAGCAACAGCTGCAGCGACTGCAACAACAAGTGAATGACAGCCAAACCTCACTAGAGCAATATCAAAGCGATGTTGCAACGCACCTTAAAAATTCAACCAGTTTACTCGCTCGCATGAACGAGGCCTGTCAAGCAGCTATGGTACAAATGGAACAGAGTACCGACCTTCTTGACCGCGCTAACCAGCGCAGCAACGACATGCCATTTTTTTCAGCAGAGGCACAAGAGTACATGCGCAACAGCGCTGCAAATAAAGGCAATAAACGCACCGCACAGCGTGAATCGCTAACCGAAGCGCCGCGTGATTACGCCAACGATCGCAGCGGACTGTTCAGTGAAGCGCAACAAAATGTTACAAACAAGGCAAGCTAA
- the zapE gene encoding cell division protein ZapE: MLPLTPWQKYQQDLQADDFTHDPAQQNAVRHLQRLYDDLLPQPIAVSGFKKVLSKWVRTLASPQPKPLKGLYFWGGVGRGKTYLVDTFYDCLPFEQKMRVHFHRFMHRVHSELGLLKGQTDPLKIIAKKFADETRIICFDEFFVSDITDAMLLGTLFEELFAHGVTLVATSNIIPDELYKNGLQRARFLPAIALIKEHCEVVNVDSGIDYRLRTLEQAEIYHSPLDEAASENMSLYFSKLANDQGQAAKVIEINNRPLKTIRESDGVVQFEFSELCETARSQSDYMELSRIYHTVLMANVMQMGRDTDDSARRFIALVDEFYERKVKLIISAQVAMEHLYSDGGLNFEFKRCLSRLQEMQSKDYLAAEHLP, translated from the coding sequence ATGTTACCGTTAACCCCTTGGCAAAAGTATCAACAAGATCTACAAGCAGATGACTTTACTCACGATCCCGCGCAACAAAATGCCGTTCGCCATCTACAGCGCTTATACGATGACTTATTACCGCAACCGATTGCTGTTAGTGGCTTTAAAAAGGTGCTGTCCAAGTGGGTGAGAACCCTGGCGTCGCCACAGCCAAAACCACTCAAGGGATTGTATTTTTGGGGGGGTGTCGGTCGAGGTAAAACCTATTTGGTGGATACCTTTTACGACTGTTTGCCATTTGAACAAAAAATGCGAGTTCACTTTCACCGCTTTATGCATCGAGTACACAGTGAGCTGGGACTGTTAAAGGGACAAACGGATCCATTAAAAATTATTGCCAAAAAATTTGCTGATGAGACGCGGATCATTTGCTTTGATGAGTTCTTTGTCTCCGATATTACTGATGCCATGTTATTGGGTACCTTGTTTGAGGAATTATTTGCTCATGGCGTCACCCTTGTTGCCACCTCGAACATCATACCGGATGAGTTATACAAAAATGGCTTGCAACGCGCGCGATTTTTACCAGCGATTGCACTGATCAAAGAGCACTGCGAGGTGGTAAACGTTGACAGCGGCATTGATTATCGACTGCGTACCCTAGAGCAAGCTGAGATTTATCACTCGCCATTGGACGAGGCTGCGAGCGAGAACATGTCTTTATATTTTAGCAAGCTGGCCAATGATCAAGGTCAAGCGGCTAAAGTTATCGAAATCAACAATCGCCCGTTAAAGACTATTCGCGAGAGCGACGGTGTCGTGCAGTTTGAATTTAGCGAGTTATGCGAAACCGCCCGCAGTCAATCTGATTACATGGAGTTAAGCCGAATCTATCACACCGTATTGATGGCTAACGTGATGCAGATGGGCCGCGACACGGACGATAGCGCCAGGCGTTTCATTGCGTTGGTGGATGAGTTTTACGAACGCAAAGTAAAACTTATTATTTCTGCCCAAGTCGCCATGGAACACTTGTATAGCGATGGCGGTTTGAATTTTGAATTTAAACGTTGTTTGTCGCGCTTACAAGAAATGCAATCAAAGGATTATTTAGCGGCTGAGCATCTGCCTTAG